In Zea mays cultivar B73 chromosome 7, Zm-B73-REFERENCE-NAM-5.0, whole genome shotgun sequence, the following proteins share a genomic window:
- the LOC109940955 gene encoding uncharacterized protein, translating to MSAVAQLDRSASPSLFPCELDSCSPMEFAQLPAPVTSARRPALYALLVPAHAPRFPPSSLAVDSFCASSPALRCPSLASAHSSAAPCSSRSPIGRYTLASARSVGAHCLLCPWCALTSTSLLAGVFPAVDLLVCRVRLPDVPRCPSPCARSVSSRGFVLAWPLSWMRRSSVGACSWGILDIGLGLEKTVLFRASLIRCSTECPTGR from the coding sequence ATGTCCGCCGTAGCTCAGCTCGACCGCTCGGCTTCCCCTAGCCTCTTCCCCTGCGAGCTCGACTCCTGCTCGCCCATGGAGTTCGCCCAGCTCCCTGCTCCGGTGACTAGCGCTCGGCGTCCTGCTCTCTATGCCCTGCTCGTCCCTGCGCACGCGCCGCGGTTTCCCCCGAGCTCCCTCGCCGTGGATTCTTTCTGCGCGTCCTCTCCGGCGCTGCGGTGCCCCAGCTTGGCCTCTGCCCATTCCTCAGCCGCACCCTGCTCCAGTCGCTCACCCATCGGACGCTACACGCTCGCCTCTGCTCGTTCCGTGGGTGCGCACTGCCTTCTCTGTCCATGGTGCGCCCTCACCTCTACTTCTCTGCTGGCCGGCGTTTTTCCAGCCGTGGATCTCCTTGTGTGCCGCGTCCGGCTCCCTGACGTGCCGCGGTGCCCATCGCCCTGCGCGCGCTCTGTTTCCTCGCGCGGCTTCGTGCTCGCCTGGCCGTTGTCTTGGATGCGCAGGAGTAGTGTAGGTGCTTGCAGTTGGGGGATCCTCGATATCGGGCTGGGATTAGAGAAGACAGTACTGTTCCGTGCGTCGCTTATCCGATGCTCGACGGAATGTCCAACTGGGAGGTGA